From the Octopus bimaculoides isolate UCB-OBI-ISO-001 chromosome 27, ASM119413v2, whole genome shotgun sequence genome, the window catatatagatatatatatatcatatatacatacatcatatatatacacacatatatatacacacacacacatatacacacacacatatatatatatatatatatatatatatatatatatatactcatatatatNNNNNNNNNNatatatatatatatactcatatatatatatatatatatatactcatatatatatatatatatatatatatatatatacatacacccacacacatatacacttatatatacatatatatatatatatacccacatgcatatacacttatatatacatatatatatatatacccacatgcatatacacttatatatacacatacatgtatatgtacacacacacacacacacacacacacacacgcacatacatatatctatatgtgcacaccacacgcgcgtgtgtgtgtgtgtgagcaaaagTGCTAAGAATGTATAATAGTTTGCTGACCtggtttttaattttctttccttccttccttccttttcgtTCTTTTGCTGATGTTGACTATTAAATAAACTTTCTAAAGCCAAGAATATCTTGTTGcagctgttcttgttgctgctgctgttgttgttgctgccgttgttgttgctgttgttgttgttgttgtattatgtATGTCAGTAACTCTTCTCCTGttgtatttcaaatgaaatgtCATTGCCCTGATAGGTTTCTATTAGTTTTTTTAAATCTGATAAAGAATTCAGGGTGGAGTTTTTGATAAATAAACAGActtcttctcattattaattTGGTTTTTGTGGCATTGAACTTTTTTTTACCCTCAGTCTTACGCTTGTTGCACTCAcaggactgcggtcatgctgcggcatcactttgaaaggttttagtcaggcaaattaacccccaccccacccctgtGCTTTttgctttcccttttttttcttctttttctttgagtCTGCTACTTactcttttggttttgtttgttgaATTGCTAAGTCATGGGGGGACATaaaccagtaccagttgtcaagcagtaggggCTGGTGATGACAGACATACGAAGACATAGTTACAAACTTACATacctaatatatacacatgcatacaccaccTGAACAAGCATACAtcaactgttacacacacacacacacacacatgttagcctcacatatatatgcaacagggggatttggtaactatttctagcagataagcaatcctgtattggcccctttgtgGCTGATCAGTTgagtagtttttattttttgtttctctttcgaCTGGAGTTTGATATTTGAATATCTTGACACAGCTCCATCACTGTCCCACTAAATGTGGAAACTGAATGcttttacttaaatatataaaaaaaaacaagaaaaaaaaaagaatcctcaAAATGAAACCCTTGATTAATATATTTCCTTGTCTTTTGTCATTGCAGCTAGATCAACATGGCAGTCGTCAGATATATGTTACGAGGCTGTGTTCTTTTTGTCACTGGAGTCTTTTTCACACTCGTTCTCAACCTCTTACAAGTACAACGCCAGCTCTCATTCCCACAAGAAGTCATCACAAATCTCTTTTCATCTACATGGTGGGTTCCCCCTACATGTGGGACAGCTGCTGGTAAGTGTTAACACCTGCTACATGTTTTTTCATCTTAAAACAGCTTTCAAAAATCCTTTATTttctcactctcatacacacactctcttataTTGGTTTGTCTTAGTTGcctgttttcttccttctttttcccttttttctcccttctttttcccttttttctcattttctttcatcctttgttATCTTGACCTTTCTGTTGCCATGTTCAGCCCAAATTTTCTACATGTTTTACATTCAGACTGTCctgatctggcttctcacacttacccagcaatattattctaaaaataaacaatcacacgtATAGATTGATCCATCCTGAGACATACAGACTCGTAGAGCCAGTTTCCGTGGTGCATGTATTtccccctggatgggatgccagtctgacacaggattactcacttttgtcagctgagtgaaatgaggtaatatgaaataaagtgttttgctcaagaacacaacatgttgctTGCTCCAGGAACTGAAACCTCAATCTTTGTATTTCGAGTCCAACACCCTCACCACTAAGTCACATGTCTCCACTAAAATGGTAAAGCTACCTTCTTGCATCATACTAACTCATAAGGGCTCAGTTTCTCTGGTTCCCAcagcgtatatattccccacctggatgggatgctagtccctcacaggattactcatttttgccagctgagtggactggagcaacgtgaaatgaagcagtttcgctcaagaacacaacgtgttgcccggtccaggaatcgaaaccacaatcttatgatcatgagtccaacacacctaaccactaaaccatgcgcaTATCACACAAGGCCACTGATGTGTAGAcgtgtcctgatgtcatatgaacCAACCTTTATGCCCCTGAGAATTAAAAGATCCTGTGCCCTCAATGGTAAACTTGGGAAAACAGGAGACTCTGAGagtaaattgaaaatgaatggtCAGGCAGCAACAGAAGATCACTGTCATATGTTTCCCGAATCACATATCTTCAGGTTGTGGGTTCAAATCTTACCTAGGTTGACATTATTTCTCGCTCTTCCTTCTATGGGTCATGGTCAGTGaaaccattcaagtactgggggtcattCTTATCAACTGTACCTTCTCACCAAATGTCTCCTCCCTAATTTTGTGCCAAATTTAGGGGAGTAAAACACCCCCCAATATTTCTTATTCCTTAATAatgtattcattttctttttgtgtcttttttgcAGCCATCATAGGTCTATTGTATCCATGTTTAGACAACAAATTGGGTGAACCCCACACTCACAGACGAGAATGGTCCAGTGTGATGCGGTGTGTGGCAGTGTTTGTTGGCATCAACCATGCCAGTGCTGTATCCTTTTTCTTTACCATTTTAATTCTTCTTGTAAATTGTTCTTCGGTGGTTCCAGTATTCCATGTAGACATAATATACCTTACATTTCTGtgcaccacatacatacatacatacatacatacatacatatatatatatatatatatatatataNNNNNNNNNNNNNNNNNNNNNNNNNNNNNNNNNNNNNNNNNNNNNNNNNNNNNNNNNNNNNNNagagaaagtctttaacatttcgagctatgctcaacagaaagaataaggagaaaaacacagagaaaaaaaatttgaatgtcgtGGTcaatgatctatatatatatatatatatatatatgagtgagagagaaataggtgtggttgtatggtaagaagtttgcttcacagccacatggttccaagtccAGTCCCAAGTAACTTGCGAGACAAAGaacttttgagaggggagggcgcattggaggaggtggccttgtgtcagatgatgaaatgttagtgtgacagagagacagaaacaagtgtcttgctttAAAGatggtacatggttacctggccagagagggagagaaagttacCAAggatgaggacagaaacaggtgagTAGAGGAGATAATTGAATGTTTATTGTATTGCTTGATATCTTATGAGAACCTATATTCCTTGACTGCCTTGTGTAGAAAATTGATTTTGCCAACAACATGCAACTATCAATGACCCTGGCTGCTATGTCTATAGGCCTCTGGTGGTTGTTTGATCGATCTCGCAGTGGTTTTGGTCTCGGTGTTGGAATCGCAGTCCTTGCTACATTCATTGCTCAACTTCTCGTCTATAACGGAGTTTACAGGTAAGTAagatttctctctttgtttacttACTGTTTATTGCATCATCAGGTGCAACCGTTTTCTGAACCTTTTCCCCTTTTAACCTTTTGCTTGCCCaaatcattttcataaatttgtccCAAACGTCCATGCTTGTTTCCAGACCTAGTCGGTCCTTCTTTCATACGTTCCGAGTAATATAAAACCTTCCTTTCATATGTTCCTAGTTACTCTGctggtttaaaaaaaattgggATATACAGATACCATGGAACCTTATGTCCTGTGCATCAGATGTGATACACAAGGTAGACAAAGGGTTAATCAGTTCTGTTAGAAGAGACAGTTTAATGTGACATTGGTgaattaaattatacaaaatatacctTTACCAGTCTAAAGCATTTTTGTACTGGTAGCATGTTAAAAGCTCCCTTCAAATTTTTGGTGATAGGCCATATTTGAGAAGACCCGTTAAGCCAAATGAGATCCTAGTTATGGCCAATGTCAGTGTTGCATAACAGGCACgcaaaaagcaccctttgaacttTGTGCCTCATAGAGGCAGTGATGAGTGACCTTTGGCAATACACCGTGCTTGAGAAggcccatcaagtcaagtgaaattgtagtggTGGCTAACGCcaatgtcacataactggcacccatgccagggATACATAAAATGCACCCTTCGAACTTTGGGCCCCATGGAATCAATGATATGTGACCAAGACCTtcggcgatatgctgtgcttgagaagacttgtcaagccaagtgagattgaaGTTGTGGTTGAGGCTGGTGTTTCGTAACTAGCATCTGTGGCacttgaaaagcacccactacactcttggagtggttggcattaagaagggcatccagctgtagaaaccataccaaatcagcttggaacctagtgcagctccctggcttactaattttcagtcaaaccatccaatccataccagcatggaaaacgagcattaaatgatgatgatgatgataatgatgctcaaaatggtgatgcttgttttcagacttttaattAATCCTTGTAATTAAAAGTCTCAAGTCTCTGgtgattgaaacaaaaataggGAACCAGTATCTTATGAGACTTTTGGACACAAGAGAAATGTGTCCCCTGTATTACATCTAATACACAGAACTTGCAAAGGGTTAAATTAAACAGCTAGAGATGGTTTAAGGggtgtttggctgctatttctagcaaattctGTGCTAGTGAAATTAATGAATCAACAGTGAGGATTGAACCTTGTACCCTGTGCTATCTATTTAGAATGCTGTAGTTCTCTGTTTGAATTCTATCACATTGAATCTGATAGTCATTCTCCCGTTGATTGGAAGTACCAGTAATATTACCAGCTTCTTTATTTGTAGAGAAGCATAACAAGTTCTGTCTGAGttgtacaagcatggaaaagtggacattaagtgataatatatatatatgtgtgtatatatatatttatacatacatacatatatatatatatatttatatttatttgatgttaTAAGAAGTtgcaaactttcaagaaaatgtaaaataattctttcatggAATattggatctcgaagcacataaatctataaatacaagCTTTATgggctaaataacagcatgtatatattacatgtgaatGTAACCTCTAAAGATTTTCTATAACGGTAATCTTAACAAGTGATGtagtagcactgctaacacagtagaacacaggaATGGCTTATAaaagtgtttaatatattttgtatattatggttgtataacgaaatacggtgtccccATATTGGGTTGAAAATGCCTTTTGGATAGGATGTGTTGAAGGCTGCCCTTGGAATATAAACCCttattttcttcaactttttttttctatccaagagttttttaattcaatatttatatgctattaattatagctttatttgcttcaagatccactattccataaaagatatacaagggaatgctgaaaagttcctggctttggttaaaagGAAATACACGAGGATCAGTTATTGCACGAGGATCATaattattgcagtggtccttcagtttttctaagccctgtaaaagaactcggagggttgggcctccaaccaagcttttcatgatacccttgaagccaggaacttctcagcccTGCCgtcatataaacatgtgtgtgtattgttgtggtATAGAAACATTAGGGGGTGGTGTTGCTGTACCGATCAGATTCTGCAGTAACACTCTACCTCACTGTTTTGTTGTAGGTATACAGAACCTGATTTTTTATTTGTAAGGTCGTGGCTACCGTGTGTCTTCTTCTCTGGTGGTGTAACAATGGGTAACATAGGCCGACAGCTGGCAATGGTAAGTAACCGAATTTCGTTTCCCCTCGACCCGTTTTTCCAACCTTTCCGTCTTCCCTGTCTCCGCAATAGTCTGCAGCTGGTGCTGGAGGTAAACAGCACAGGTAATAGGTCACTGCTATAGTTTAATCCACATctcttcatcttttcattttatttatttattttttgagtcTTAACCCTTTCGCTCTTGGCACAGCCCTCAGTTTTCACTTCTGCATCATACAAGAGTCACAAGCATCGTCTTGTCTTGACTTACCTTCTTTATTGTCACTTTTAGTTCTCATTAAAACTACTTAAGCATTCTTTATTCTTAGAACCTGTATACTTCATGTAGACTTGCTTACATTCACAATAAAAACTACAATGCTACCCATCTTTGTAATCAGACGCAATCACCTTCAATAATATTGAATTGGCAGAATTTCTAGACTGTCAGCAAAAATGTCTGCTGTATATTATGAATTCTATGGTCTTTTATCTTACCGTAGGCAGTTTTTGGTCTTAATTCTTCTGTTTGAAttcaataaagtaaaatactAACTTAATGTTTTATCCCTTccagggatgataaaataaagttgcagtgaaatactgggtagatttaatattcctataaaacatcAGAGAGGTGACTGGAATTATATTAGAAGACTAAGTCTCTCATCCTTCagcgggttgataaaataaattagcagtgaaatactggggtagatttaagaATTCTATAAACCATCCTAGAGCTCTGTAGGTCTGTCTGTTCTTCACATTCTAGatttgtttaataattttctattctctttctatcttttctagTATGACcggaaagaagaaacaaaacagaaagatgaGTGAATGCCGAGATGACCATAGACTGCCAGACAAGAATATTGGACGGGgggggacagaaaaaaaaaaagaagaaaaaatgacaaCCACAGAATAATGTGATATAtttttttggagaaaaaaaaaatttttc encodes:
- the LOC106883797 gene encoding insulin-induced gene 2 protein isoform X1; translated protein: MAVVRYMLRGCVLFVTGVFFTLVLNLLQVQRQLSFPQEVITNLFSSTWWVPPTCGTAAAIIGLLYPCLDNKLGEPHTHRREWSSVMRCVAVFVGINHASAKIDFANNMQLSMTLAAMSIGLWWLFDRSRSGFGLGVGIAVLATFIAQLLVYNGVYRYTEPDFLFVRSWLPCVFFSGGVTMGNIGRQLAMYDRKEETKQKDE
- the LOC106883797 gene encoding insulin-induced gene 2 protein isoform X2, giving the protein MAVVRYMLRGCVLFVTGVFFTLVLNLLQVQRQLSFPQEVITNLFSSTWWVPPTCGTAAAIIGLLYPCLDNKLGEPHTHRREWSSVMRCVAVFVGINHASAKIDFANNMQLSMTLAAMSIGLWWLFDRSRSGFGLGVGIAVLATFIAQLLVYNGVYRSWLPCVFFSGGVTMGNIGRQLAMYDRKEETKQKDE